The following are encoded together in the Robertmurraya sp. FSL R5-0851 genome:
- a CDS encoding response regulator produces MRNREIEVLIVEDDRRIAEIQQRYIEQIQGFQVVGIAASYIEARTLIDILKPDLLLLDVYFPDMNGLDLLKETKQLEKHTDVIMITATKELDKVQEAISIGVFDYMIKPVVFDRFKQALQRYQDFHNKLLLLGKENTLITQQEVDSLLRKEVEVTSNNDRSYLPKGIDPLTLEKVLEVLGKVGVGLTAESVAKEIGVSRTTARRYLEHLVSVERIEADLAYGTVGRPERVYIVER; encoded by the coding sequence ATGAGGAACCGTGAGATCGAAGTGTTAATTGTCGAAGATGATCGTAGAATTGCTGAGATACAGCAGCGGTATATAGAACAAATTCAAGGGTTTCAGGTCGTAGGGATTGCTGCAAGTTATATAGAAGCGAGAACATTGATTGATATTTTGAAGCCAGATTTACTCCTGTTAGATGTTTATTTTCCAGATATGAATGGATTGGACTTGCTGAAAGAAACGAAACAGCTTGAAAAGCACACAGATGTGATCATGATTACCGCGACAAAAGAGTTAGATAAAGTGCAAGAGGCAATTAGTATTGGTGTGTTCGATTATATGATTAAACCTGTCGTCTTTGATCGTTTTAAACAGGCGTTGCAACGATATCAAGATTTCCACAATAAACTACTTTTGTTAGGAAAAGAAAATACGCTTATTACACAGCAGGAGGTTGACAGTCTATTACGGAAAGAAGTAGAAGTAACAAGTAACAATGATCGCTCGTATTTGCCAAAGGGAATCGACCCATTAACCCTTGAAAAAGTACTTGAAGTATTAGGAAAAGTAGGAGTGGGACTAACAGCAGAAAGCGTGGCAAAAGAAATTGGAGTTAGTAGAACCACAGCCCGCCGTTATTTAGAGCATCTAGTATCAGTAGAAAGAATTGAAGCTGATTTAGCCTACGGAACAGTGGGTCGTCCTGAACGAGTGTATATTGTAGAGAGATAG
- a CDS encoding GNAT family N-acetyltransferase: MRIRTVGTWDDELWQDARPLYSEAFGEKGAKPVHIIRNMFAQGIAELHVGYNESRAVSMALTGKLLSDKVMIIDYLTVSKKERGNGFGKHFVDYLRAKTAAEGYEKLIIEAESEATPANRRRIHFWQSCGFFLTEYVHHYIWVPETYHAMYAPLNGDSRIVTGEELFTYINTFHRLSFRGGGKKED, from the coding sequence ATGAGAATTAGAACTGTTGGTACGTGGGACGATGAACTTTGGCAGGACGCAAGGCCTCTTTATTCGGAGGCATTCGGAGAAAAGGGAGCCAAACCGGTTCATATTATTAGAAATATGTTTGCACAAGGAATTGCCGAGCTTCATGTAGGGTACAACGAGTCAAGAGCGGTTTCTATGGCACTTACAGGGAAGTTATTATCTGATAAGGTGATGATCATCGATTATCTAACTGTATCTAAAAAAGAAAGAGGTAATGGGTTTGGTAAACACTTTGTCGATTACCTACGTGCGAAAACAGCTGCTGAGGGGTATGAGAAATTAATTATTGAAGCAGAATCAGAGGCTACACCAGCTAATAGAAGAAGGATCCACTTTTGGCAATCATGCGGCTTTTTCCTCACAGAGTATGTCCATCATTACATCTGGGTGCCGGAAACATACCACGCCATGTATGCTCCACTCAATGGTGACTCAAGAATAGTAACTGGGGAAGAACTGTTTACGTATATCAATACCTTTCATCGGCTATCGTTTCGTGGTGGAGGGAAAAAAGAAGATTAG
- a CDS encoding malate:quinone oxidoreductase, with protein sequence MRKRETTSDVFLIGAGIMSATLGTLLKELVPEWKITVFEKLSKTGEESSNEWNNAGTGHAALCELNYTVEKPDGSVDISKAIKINEQFQISMQFWSYLVKNRLIHNPQDFIMPLPHMSLVQGEQNIEFLKKRFEALINNPLFQGMEFSEDPKKLMEWIPLIMQDRSTDEPIAATKIDSGTDVNFGALTRMLFAHLESKDVQLNHNHSVLDIKRTNDGLWKLKVRNLESGMVEHHTAKFVFIGGGGGSLHLLQKSGIPEGKHIGGFPVSGIFMVCNNPAVVEQHHAKVYGKAKVGAPPMSVPHLDTRFIDNKKSLLFGPFAGFSPKFLKTGSVFDLVTSVKPDNLLTMLAAGAKEMSLTKYLIQQVMLSKEQRMEELREFIPNAKSEDWDLVVAGQRVQVIKDTEVGGKGTLQFGTEVITAEDGSIAALLGASPGASTAVHVMLEIMKKCFPQHINEWEPKIKEMIPSYGLSLMENPDLLRRIHHSTAETLGLTEKEPVFS encoded by the coding sequence ATGAGAAAAAGAGAAACTACATCAGACGTTTTCTTAATTGGTGCCGGAATCATGAGCGCTACATTGGGAACACTTCTGAAAGAATTAGTACCAGAATGGAAAATTACAGTGTTTGAAAAGCTCTCGAAAACTGGAGAGGAAAGCTCAAATGAATGGAATAATGCGGGTACAGGACATGCCGCCCTTTGTGAGCTAAACTATACGGTTGAAAAGCCGGATGGATCTGTAGATATTAGTAAAGCCATAAAGATTAATGAGCAGTTTCAGATTTCTATGCAGTTTTGGTCTTATCTTGTAAAAAACAGGCTGATACATAATCCACAGGATTTTATCATGCCACTACCTCATATGAGTTTAGTGCAAGGAGAACAAAATATAGAGTTTTTAAAAAAGCGATTTGAAGCGCTGATAAATAATCCATTATTCCAAGGAATGGAGTTTTCTGAGGATCCAAAAAAACTAATGGAATGGATTCCTCTAATCATGCAAGATCGCTCAACCGATGAGCCTATAGCCGCTACAAAGATTGACTCTGGTACCGATGTTAACTTTGGAGCGTTAACACGCATGCTGTTTGCCCATTTAGAGAGTAAAGATGTGCAATTAAACCATAACCATAGTGTACTTGATATAAAACGTACGAACGATGGATTGTGGAAGTTAAAAGTCCGCAATCTCGAAAGTGGCATGGTTGAACATCATACAGCCAAATTCGTCTTTATTGGGGGCGGAGGAGGAAGCCTGCATTTACTTCAGAAATCCGGTATTCCAGAAGGAAAACATATTGGAGGTTTTCCTGTAAGTGGAATTTTTATGGTCTGTAATAATCCAGCTGTTGTAGAGCAACATCATGCAAAAGTGTACGGAAAAGCGAAGGTTGGGGCTCCGCCAATGTCTGTACCGCACTTAGATACAAGGTTTATTGACAATAAAAAATCTCTATTATTTGGACCGTTTGCTGGCTTCTCACCTAAGTTTTTAAAAACAGGTTCTGTATTTGATTTAGTCACTTCTGTTAAGCCGGATAATCTCTTAACGATGTTGGCTGCAGGGGCAAAAGAAATGTCTTTGACAAAGTACCTGATTCAGCAAGTAATGTTATCAAAGGAACAACGTATGGAAGAGTTACGTGAGTTTATTCCAAATGCCAAGAGTGAAGATTGGGACTTGGTAGTTGCAGGCCAGCGTGTACAAGTAATAAAGGACACAGAAGTTGGAGGCAAAGGAACGCTCCAATTTGGTACAGAAGTGATTACTGCAGAAGATGGCTCTATTGCAGCATTACTTGGAGCTTCACCTGGTGCTTCAACGGCCGTTCACGTCATGTTAGAGATCATGAAAAAATGCTTCCCACAACATATAAATGAATGGGAACCAAAAATCAAAGAAATGATCCCTTCTTATGGTCTGTCACTAATGGAAAACCCAGACCTATTAAGAAGAATTCATCATTCAACTGCAGAAACACTGGGTCTAACTGAGAAAGAACCAGTTTTTAGTTAA
- a CDS encoding CBO0543 family protein has translation MLLGGLLTIILSLTIDLAALSLGLWSYPMVILPLAPFLFLPYHFSLAPVGVMFALQIKPKMNPLLKGALFSALAAFGGMNFFNAIDFYNPKNWSTLYDFIIFLTLYYTAYWLTKMESYNTLDNE, from the coding sequence TTGCTTTTAGGTGGTTTGTTGACGATCATATTGTCACTAACAATTGACCTTGCTGCTTTATCTTTAGGCCTCTGGTCGTATCCAATGGTCATCCTCCCTTTAGCACCTTTTTTATTCTTGCCCTACCACTTTTCTTTAGCACCTGTTGGGGTTATGTTTGCACTACAAATCAAACCAAAAATGAATCCACTATTAAAGGGAGCTCTTTTCTCAGCCCTTGCTGCTTTTGGAGGAATGAATTTCTTTAATGCTATTGATTTTTATAACCCTAAAAATTGGTCCACTTTGTATGATTTTATTATTTTTTTAACACTTTACTATACTGCTTATTGGCTTACAAAGATGGAAAGCTATAATACATTAGATAATGAATAA
- a CDS encoding tripartite tricarboxylate transporter permease has protein sequence MDTLDYLFQGFGTALIWYNIAFAFVGVLIGTAVGVLPGIGPMSGVALLIPVTASITGGLPPEQAATSAIILLAGVYYGAMYGGSTTSILLNTPGESSSVVTTLDGYQMAKKGRAGSALSIAAIGSFVAGIVTLVALIMLAKPLSAVALKFGPAEYFSLMLLGLGAVSGLAGKSVTKALIMTICGLLLGTIGIDSVSGIARFTFDVPWLYQGIEFLTIAVGLFALGEVFKTILEKEEDEVNIAKINNLLPSKDEFKESAGPIARGSILGFFVGILPGAGATLASFFSYILEKKISKNPSKFGTGSIAGVAAPESANNAASGGAMIPLLTLGIPGSGTTAILMGALMMYNVQPGPLLFEDHPQVAWGLIASMFIGNIMLLVLNLPLVKVFAKIIQTPKQFLIPIIIAISIFGVYAVQVSTYDLLLLLGCGILGYFLSKNDYPIAPIVLGLVLGPMVENNLRRALTISNGDFSVFLTRPVSLAFLLITLLWLIIPFLMKRRGKEVIINVEG, from the coding sequence ATGGACACACTTGATTATTTATTTCAAGGTTTCGGAACGGCGCTAATCTGGTATAATATCGCGTTTGCTTTTGTTGGAGTGTTAATCGGTACAGCTGTTGGTGTGCTGCCTGGCATTGGTCCGATGAGTGGGGTAGCACTGCTGATTCCAGTCACTGCATCCATTACGGGTGGACTTCCTCCGGAGCAAGCAGCTACAAGTGCAATCATTCTGCTTGCTGGGGTATATTATGGAGCGATGTATGGTGGTTCAACCACTTCCATTCTATTAAATACACCAGGGGAATCATCATCGGTTGTGACAACCTTGGATGGGTATCAAATGGCGAAAAAGGGGAGGGCGGGAAGTGCGTTATCGATTGCAGCGATCGGTTCTTTTGTTGCTGGTATCGTGACTCTTGTTGCACTCATTATGTTGGCCAAACCATTGTCAGCAGTTGCTCTCAAGTTCGGTCCTGCAGAATATTTTTCTCTCATGTTATTAGGTCTAGGGGCTGTTAGTGGTTTAGCAGGAAAATCTGTTACGAAGGCATTGATTATGACCATTTGCGGGTTACTGCTTGGGACGATTGGTATTGATAGTGTCTCAGGTATTGCTAGATTTACGTTTGATGTTCCTTGGCTCTACCAGGGAATTGAATTTTTAACGATAGCAGTTGGATTGTTTGCTCTTGGTGAAGTTTTCAAGACCATCTTAGAAAAAGAAGAAGATGAGGTAAATATTGCAAAAATTAATAATTTACTTCCTTCCAAGGATGAATTCAAGGAATCTGCTGGACCGATTGCTAGAGGTTCGATACTAGGTTTTTTTGTAGGAATATTACCAGGTGCTGGTGCGACACTCGCTTCCTTCTTTTCTTATATTCTAGAAAAAAAGATTTCTAAGAACCCTTCCAAATTCGGTACCGGATCCATTGCAGGGGTTGCAGCGCCGGAGTCTGCAAATAATGCAGCATCGGGTGGTGCAATGATTCCGTTATTAACGCTTGGTATTCCAGGTTCAGGCACCACAGCGATATTAATGGGTGCACTGATGATGTATAACGTCCAACCAGGGCCGTTATTGTTTGAAGATCACCCACAGGTAGCCTGGGGACTGATTGCTAGTATGTTTATCGGGAATATCATGCTTTTAGTTTTAAATCTTCCATTGGTAAAAGTGTTTGCGAAAATAATTCAAACACCTAAGCAATTCTTAATTCCTATTATTATCGCTATCTCCATTTTTGGTGTGTATGCGGTTCAAGTTTCCACATATGATTTATTGTTGTTACTAGGTTGTGGGATTCTTGGATACTTTTTAAGCAAGAATGATTATCCGATCGCACCCATAGTACTAGGGTTGGTATTAGGACCGATGGTTGAAAATAACCTTCGAAGAGCACTAACGATTTCTAATGGAGATTTCAGTGTATTTTTGACAAGGCCGGTTTCCCTAGCTTTTCTACTCATTACACTCCTTTGGCTAATCATTCCTTTCCTAATGAAAAGAAGAGGGAAAGAAGTTATTATTAACGTGGAAGGATAA
- a CDS encoding DUF3889 domain-containing protein: MNFILSIQLLFGLFLFGEYPSETNEVALAQQQAPPYAKWGQVAMKKTKEKYPQANIIDYLHIGREKGPKYSTEKFKLWLKTDNKEFGVFVDITFDNKTEQIKDIKYRETTR, from the coding sequence ATGAACTTTATACTATCCATTCAGTTGCTATTCGGCTTATTCTTGTTTGGAGAATATCCTTCTGAAACTAATGAGGTGGCATTAGCACAACAACAAGCTCCTCCTTATGCTAAATGGGGTCAGGTAGCCATGAAGAAGACAAAAGAAAAATATCCTCAAGCTAATATTATTGATTATCTTCACATCGGCAGAGAAAAGGGACCTAAATACTCAACAGAAAAATTCAAACTTTGGTTAAAAACAGACAATAAAGAATTCGGTGTGTTTGTTGATATTACCTTTGATAATAAAACCGAACAAATTAAAGATATAAAATATAGGGAAACAACTAGATAA
- a CDS encoding ABC transporter ATP-binding protein, with protein MVLHMKDVSFIRGEKWILQHINWNIHEGENWVLFGLNGAGKTALLNIINGYYYPTKGKVSVLGREFGRDPIGGELRRHIGFVSSSLQQKFHPGDNAFEVVLSGAYASIGLYETPSDEIREKAITLLKELGCIHYANRNYENLSQGEKQRVLIARSLMSNPSLLILDEPTNGLDFIAREEFLETIEEIAKKENAPTMVYVTHHIEEILPAFNKTLLLKEGTVFSAGDTNEMISSSKLSQFLSLDVEVFWKNGRPLVSKRITSEKLF; from the coding sequence ATGGTATTACATATGAAAGATGTTTCGTTTATTAGAGGGGAAAAATGGATATTACAGCATATAAATTGGAACATTCATGAAGGGGAGAACTGGGTTTTATTTGGGTTAAATGGAGCTGGAAAAACCGCATTGCTTAATATAATAAATGGTTATTATTATCCAACAAAAGGGAAAGTCAGCGTGCTAGGAAGAGAATTCGGGAGAGATCCTATTGGTGGTGAACTACGAAGGCATATTGGTTTTGTATCTTCTTCTTTACAACAAAAATTCCATCCTGGGGATAATGCCTTTGAAGTCGTATTAAGTGGTGCGTATGCCTCTATTGGTCTTTACGAAACACCATCAGATGAAATTAGAGAAAAAGCCATCACTTTATTAAAGGAGCTTGGTTGCATCCATTATGCGAATCGTAACTATGAGAATCTCTCACAAGGTGAAAAGCAAAGAGTTCTTATCGCACGTTCTTTAATGTCAAATCCGTCTCTATTAATCCTGGATGAACCTACGAATGGCTTAGACTTCATTGCAAGAGAAGAATTTTTAGAAACAATTGAGGAAATTGCTAAAAAAGAAAATGCACCAACGATGGTTTATGTCACTCACCATATTGAAGAAATTTTGCCTGCATTTAATAAAACATTGCTATTAAAAGAAGGGACTGTTTTTTCAGCAGGAGATACGAATGAAATGATTTCAAGTTCTAAATTGTCTCAGTTTCTTAGTTTGGATGTAGAAGTGTTTTGGAAGAACGGTAGACCATTGGTTTCTAAACGTATAACAAGTGAAAAATTATTCTGA
- a CDS encoding M14 family metallopeptidase, which translates to MKKRFTALLGFLLVLALFTQAAFPVLATETVEAYDVIELETTRSLFSLTEVRTVEVQADFGENVDLSQLEFQFGGKSLSEWKKWTSGTTYNEDPFIKVIEEPHFVDGTTTIKATLEFGLLYNRDNLSNRTIRTQYQQFIGEYELALINPASQTKAAKTVKLNVYDQFHFYEELKPTIDQVFEEANAANDRYLEYQSLGKTVQGRDLHFVILARDQAAVDKYLNETLPTALENPDSLLEKLENGTMGDYQVPVWINNIHPDEVEGVDAQVELFKKFALEEEVTFNTVVDDLEQPVTLNVDEVLDDVIFLYMFTNNPDGRVLNTRANANGLDLNRDNHYQTQIETQEVTQEIAKWTPLSFLDMHGYVSGFLIEPTTPPHNPNFEYDLLYGNMIEQAHAMGKAGISNSAYNSYEIPALDYGDGWDDMTPAYTAMYAMLHGSLGHTIETPALSQNGYDAMYGTGLGATLYVTENKDELYKNQLEIFKRGVNGEDNRAVDEYFVNANGESIGRVRGDNVNFFPEYYVIPVDIAGQKNTLEATKMVEYLLRNGVKVEQTTTNTEVNGVTYPKGTFVVPMDQAKRGLANAMLYKGDDVSDWGAMYDPIVVNFPALRGFDINEVRVSNAFENKTTEVENLTLPTGEVVGKTPKQVLSNTNNDTVKLINELLRDGKVVEKAMETKGKVNKGDYIVSTKDLAGYADYYYEASPVGTTQNVKTEKLTLPKVAVTGSSQLIFSLKELGFELVSQAEADVIVSDSGAFNANSLAGKAYVGMGINALNAVKNSGLLSGYEWDYTSAGHEGLLKAKVNDHLLTSGYQSDELLYTTNGAWITSVPKEAEVLATVSSSDDFYVAGWWPGHEEARGQTLAFTQNLEDTNITLFANDLAFRAHTQHSFRLLANSIFASVGSEVAKKGKGSVKDKVTKKNKQVEPSFFEKGRDRE; encoded by the coding sequence ATGAAGAAGCGATTTACGGCTTTACTAGGATTCTTACTAGTTTTAGCCCTATTCACACAGGCTGCTTTTCCTGTTCTGGCTACTGAAACAGTCGAAGCCTACGATGTGATAGAGTTAGAGACTACTAGGTCTTTATTCTCACTCACAGAGGTTAGAACAGTAGAAGTTCAAGCGGATTTTGGAGAGAATGTTGATTTAAGTCAACTAGAGTTTCAATTTGGAGGGAAGAGCCTCTCTGAATGGAAAAAGTGGACAAGTGGGACAACTTATAATGAAGATCCTTTTATTAAGGTGATCGAAGAGCCACATTTTGTTGATGGCACAACAACCATCAAGGCAACATTAGAGTTTGGTCTTCTTTATAATAGAGACAATCTCTCGAACCGTACGATTCGTACGCAATATCAACAATTTATTGGAGAATATGAGTTAGCGTTAATAAATCCTGCTAGCCAAACAAAGGCCGCTAAAACCGTCAAACTAAATGTATATGATCAATTTCATTTCTATGAAGAATTAAAGCCAACTATTGACCAAGTATTTGAGGAAGCAAATGCAGCAAATGACCGTTATCTTGAATACCAAAGTTTAGGTAAAACCGTACAAGGTCGTGACCTTCATTTTGTTATTTTAGCAAGAGATCAAGCCGCAGTTGATAAGTATTTAAACGAAACTTTACCTACGGCCTTAGAAAATCCTGATTCATTATTAGAAAAGCTTGAAAATGGAACAATGGGAGACTATCAAGTTCCTGTGTGGATAAACAATATTCACCCTGATGAAGTGGAGGGTGTGGATGCACAGGTTGAGTTATTTAAGAAATTTGCCCTTGAAGAGGAAGTCACTTTTAATACGGTTGTTGACGATCTGGAACAACCTGTGACTTTGAATGTGGATGAGGTTCTTGATGATGTTATCTTCCTTTATATGTTTACAAATAACCCTGATGGCAGAGTTCTTAACACAAGAGCTAACGCTAATGGACTTGACTTGAACCGTGATAATCACTATCAAACTCAAATCGAAACACAGGAAGTAACACAAGAGATTGCGAAGTGGACTCCACTTTCATTCCTTGATATGCATGGATATGTAAGTGGCTTCTTAATTGAACCAACTACTCCTCCACATAACCCGAACTTTGAGTATGATTTACTTTACGGCAATATGATTGAGCAAGCCCACGCGATGGGGAAAGCAGGGATTAGTAATTCTGCATATAACTCTTATGAAATTCCAGCTCTAGACTACGGTGATGGTTGGGACGATATGACTCCAGCCTATACTGCGATGTATGCGATGCTACACGGTTCACTTGGCCACACTATTGAAACCCCAGCATTAAGTCAAAATGGATATGATGCGATGTATGGGACAGGTCTTGGAGCAACGCTTTATGTTACTGAAAACAAAGATGAATTGTACAAAAACCAGCTTGAAATTTTTAAGCGTGGTGTAAATGGGGAAGACAATCGTGCTGTGGATGAATACTTTGTCAATGCTAACGGAGAATCTATAGGTCGTGTAAGAGGAGATAATGTTAACTTTTTCCCAGAATATTATGTAATCCCAGTTGATATTGCAGGGCAAAAAAATACTTTGGAAGCAACGAAAATGGTAGAGTATTTACTTCGTAACGGTGTAAAGGTCGAACAAACGACAACAAATACAGAAGTAAATGGTGTTACTTATCCAAAAGGAACGTTTGTCGTTCCAATGGACCAAGCAAAACGTGGATTGGCCAATGCGATGCTTTATAAAGGTGATGATGTATCGGACTGGGGAGCGATGTACGATCCAATCGTTGTAAACTTCCCGGCTTTAAGAGGGTTTGATATTAATGAAGTTCGAGTGTCCAATGCTTTTGAAAACAAAACGACAGAAGTAGAAAATCTTACATTACCAACAGGTGAAGTGGTTGGTAAAACACCAAAGCAAGTATTATCAAACACGAATAATGATACTGTGAAACTAATAAATGAGCTATTAAGAGACGGTAAAGTCGTAGAAAAAGCAATGGAAACAAAGGGCAAGGTGAATAAAGGCGATTATATTGTGAGCACAAAAGATTTAGCTGGATATGCTGACTATTACTACGAAGCTTCACCAGTTGGTACGACTCAAAATGTAAAAACAGAAAAATTAACACTTCCTAAAGTGGCTGTTACAGGGTCATCCCAATTAATCTTCTCATTGAAGGAATTAGGATTTGAACTAGTTAGTCAAGCGGAAGCAGATGTAATTGTAAGTGATAGTGGTGCCTTTAATGCTAATAGCCTTGCAGGGAAAGCGTATGTTGGTATGGGTATTAATGCGCTCAATGCGGTGAAAAATAGCGGTTTGCTATCAGGCTATGAGTGGGATTACACAAGTGCAGGTCACGAAGGACTGTTAAAAGCAAAAGTAAATGATCATCTATTAACTTCTGGTTATCAGTCCGATGAGCTACTATATACAACCAATGGAGCGTGGATTACTTCCGTTCCTAAAGAGGCAGAGGTACTTGCAACTGTAAGTAGCAGTGATGATTTCTACGTTGCTGGCTGGTGGCCAGGACATGAAGAGGCAAGGGGGCAAACACTTGCCTTTACACAAAATCTTGAAGACACGAACATCACCTTATTTGCAAATGATTTAGCTTTTAGAGCACATACACAGCATAGCTTCCGTCTCTTAGCTAACAGCATTTTTGCTTCGGTTGGATCCGAGGTTGCGAAGAAGGGTAAAGGCTCTGTGAAGGATAAAGTTACTAAGAAGAACAAACAAGTTGAACCGTCCTTCTTTGAAAAAGGAAGAGATAGAGAATAG
- a CDS encoding sensor histidine kinase: protein MRLHTKLMLGIFIVIVVIGGIFGYTFKQIMESNLKNEMGSKALSVAQTVANIPEIQEAFETKDPATIIQPIAEKIRKQVVAEFIVIGNLDEIRYSHPNPIRLGQKMVGGDNSRVFKGESIISESTGTLGPSLRGKTPIFHNGEVIGVVSVGYLQTDIELKVAKIQKKIFVVTFLILIGGLLAALLISLNIKKAMFGLEPKEIAWMYQEKHAILESIHEGIIAIGTDGRITVVNETAHKILRVPNEVLLRGKRIEEVLENTKLLSVVQTGKAEYDQEMMIFDSVYLANRIPIHNKKGNVIGAVASLRNKSELAHLLQELSHVKAYAEGLRAQTHEYSNRLYTLLGLIQLGSYKEAIDFISHEVDVAQGFVQFLMKEIPDPILAGFILGKTSLASEWKVNFLVDRESSFKDIPVEMNRDSLVTIIGNLINNAFEAVRDNEKGEKNVTLFLTDLGKDLIIEVEDNGNGIESSKSDLIFREGYSTKNKKSNAGIGLSLIHREMEALGGTITYSSQIGEGTIFTVAIPKNRGSEK from the coding sequence ATGCGTTTACATACAAAGTTAATGCTCGGAATTTTTATTGTCATAGTTGTGATTGGAGGCATATTTGGGTACACCTTTAAACAAATCATGGAATCAAATCTGAAAAATGAAATGGGCTCTAAAGCGTTATCAGTGGCTCAAACTGTTGCAAATATACCAGAAATTCAAGAAGCCTTTGAGACAAAAGATCCGGCTACTATTATACAGCCCATTGCAGAAAAAATCCGAAAGCAAGTGGTGGCAGAATTTATTGTAATTGGGAACTTAGATGAAATTAGATATTCCCATCCGAACCCTATTCGTTTAGGGCAGAAAATGGTTGGAGGAGATAATAGCCGTGTTTTTAAAGGGGAATCAATTATCTCAGAGTCAACGGGGACATTAGGACCTTCACTCAGGGGAAAAACTCCTATTTTTCATAATGGAGAAGTCATTGGTGTAGTATCAGTTGGGTATCTCCAGACGGATATAGAGTTGAAGGTGGCAAAAATACAGAAAAAAATATTTGTGGTTACCTTTCTGATATTAATAGGGGGACTACTAGCGGCTCTTTTAATCTCTTTAAATATTAAAAAAGCTATGTTTGGATTAGAACCAAAAGAAATCGCCTGGATGTATCAGGAGAAACATGCCATTTTAGAATCAATTCATGAAGGAATTATAGCAATAGGTACAGATGGCAGGATCACAGTTGTAAATGAAACCGCTCATAAAATTTTACGAGTACCCAATGAGGTCTTACTTCGGGGGAAGAGAATTGAAGAGGTGTTAGAGAACACAAAGCTTCTAAGTGTGGTTCAGACAGGGAAGGCGGAATATGATCAGGAAATGATGATATTTGATTCGGTCTATTTGGCAAATCGAATTCCTATTCATAATAAAAAAGGGAACGTTATTGGAGCGGTTGCTAGTTTGCGGAACAAGTCTGAACTAGCACATTTACTACAGGAATTATCCCATGTAAAGGCTTATGCAGAGGGATTACGAGCACAAACACATGAGTACTCGAACCGTCTTTATACTTTGTTAGGGCTAATACAGTTAGGGTCATATAAGGAAGCAATTGATTTTATTTCACATGAAGTAGATGTTGCTCAAGGGTTCGTTCAATTTCTGATGAAAGAAATTCCTGACCCTATACTTGCTGGATTTATCCTTGGGAAAACAAGCTTGGCGAGTGAATGGAAAGTGAATTTCCTTGTTGATAGAGAAAGTAGCTTTAAAGATATTCCTGTTGAGATGAATCGAGATTCGCTAGTTACGATTATTGGGAACTTAATCAACAATGCTTTTGAAGCAGTAAGGGATAATGAAAAAGGAGAAAAAAATGTAACCCTGTTTCTAACCGATCTTGGGAAAGATCTAATTATTGAAGTCGAAGACAACGGAAATGGTATTGAAAGCAGCAAAAGTGATTTGATTTTTCGTGAAGGGTATTCAACCAAGAACAAAAAGAGTAATGCGGGTATCGGTCTTAGTCTCATTCATAGGGAAATGGAAGCACTTGGTGGAACCATTACTTATTCATCTCAAATAGGAGAGGGTACGATTTTTACCGTTGCGATACCGAAAAACAGGGGGAGTGAGAAATGA